In Ciona intestinalis chromosome 7, KH, whole genome shotgun sequence, the genomic window AAGATAAGATATACACTTCTACGACTTGTCGACTGCGTGAATGATTGGGAGGCAAAAAATACACGTTGCCTCGACTATTGATTGTATTAGATATACCAAAGTACGTAGTATATGAAAACATTCAGATGCTTTAACGGTTTTAATCTCAAAGATAATTTCGGTCAAGTAGAATAATTGATGTCGCGATACCTACTTGATTgggttgaaaataaaataagaaattacTGTTACCGAAAACACTGAAAAATTGACCAAACGTCCGACggttttttgtttctgatgtgTGCTTTGAGAAATGGTCTACACTTAAAGCGTTACAGGTGTTAAGAAATTTTGTTGGCGTTGTTTGTTGACTCCTCACTCGATGAAGtttgttatttacgtatatatataaacagttcATAAGTCGTTTACTTAGCTACGTTTATACTTCAGTCCGCAGTATATACACACACCCGATAGTGCCGATGTGCCTAATAAACAACATCATTTTCATGTATACATcatttatgatattttaaacacattatTTATAATACCTTAAACACTTTATTACAGCAGCTATTGTGACCGGGTTTCCCGGCTTACTTTTTATTGGTGTACATATAAAATAAGCATTGGTtaatagaaattaaaaaccGTTTATTAAATACCTGATTTCTGTCAATACTTGAATATACacaaattgataaatattcaATCTTTATATTTAGTCTACATATAAACACTAGTAAAGAGTCTCCCAACCAAttgcctaatctgtaacataaCCGAGAGTGGCACTAGTACCAGTAcgaattaaaaatacattctttgttaatattatatatagttgtaCATTGCCAATGCCGTTACAGGTACACAAGCAGGTTTTCTGGTCTAGCACTTAACCGTGTAGAATTGAAATTATGAATGGTATCGCCACAGCGCGACTTTCAGAGGAACGAAAAAGCTGGAGGAAAGATCATCCCTTCGGCTTCGTAGCAAAACCAACAAAGAATCCTGACCATACACTAAATCTTATGAATTGGGAATGTGCGATACCTGGAAAAAAAGGAACATCTTGGGAAGGGGGCCTTTATAAAATTCGCATGATTTTTAAGGATGACTACCCATCCTCACCACCCAAGTGTAGATTTGAACCTGCACTATTCCATCCTAATGTGTACCCCTCGGGCACTGTCTGCCTCTCCATTCTTGATGAGGACAAAGATTGGAGACCAGCAATCACAATTAAACAGATTCTACTTGGTATACAGGATCTTCTGACTGAGCCAAACATAAACGACCCAGCACAGGCAGAAGCCTACGCGATTTACAGCCAAAACAAAGTTGAATATGACAAGCGAGTAAAGGAGCAAGCAAAACAATTCTCTGGACTTGACGTATAAATTTCCCATAGCCACAGTATCTTCTGACATTTACAACTAGAAAATTCACGATTAACCAGACCCTGCCATACATTCAATAGATAAATTGATTGGTTCACttatttttacagtaaaaaatcTAGGCTCAAAGTTCATTTATCCTTGCAGCATTTACATTGCATCGGTGGAAAGGAAAATTTATCTTTGTTGAATCTGAATGTTTGATAATAGTTGCGGAGCTCATAAACTGATCCAACTGAGATTGTACATAAGTTGAGCAGTAAACCTCGGAATTGTGTAATTTCAAATTTTGCTGCCACTCAAGCTTCCCTGTTTTAATGGTCGTTTTGTATGATGAAacttttttgcatttaaaaaactgtaccAAAATACCTTAAATTTTTTCTCATTAAACTTCAACTTTATTATGATATGTTCAGCCCATTGTGTCAATACTGCCTTGTTGTTCGATTACGAAAATTTGTGGCTTTTCCAAATCTGTTCTTTAGTTCAACACCCTTTTTTTCCTGCCCCTTATTTTTTGTGACAATCCAtctaaattaacaaaaaccCTTAAAACGACCCAAAATAATTTGTGTTCCCCTCTTATTTGAATTGTACTTCATAAGGATAAGCTTGTAGGGTAAACTTAGGGTAAAGAATCAATCAACTCGATGTCGGAGGTGTCAGACTCGCCGTCAAAGGGGGACAGCGATGAAACTCAAACCTCCCAAGATACCTTTGTGTGCAACTCTGCTGGTTGTAACCAGGTATGTACATATACTATACCCTTGTTTAtgatttttcaatttgttgttttctttaaTATGTCGCTATTTGTAACAAGATATGTACATAACATATGCCATAcctttgatttttgttgttttgtgtgtttGCGAGATTAATatttgaaccaattacctATAGTATAGCTACcacatttttaattgtatatttaaataaatatatatgctaGTCCACTAGTGTTTatactgtttatttaaactatgtGGAATtggaatatataaatattttcggCTATCTAGGCCTATTAaaaaagcatatatatatatgtatatatatattagagtTACAAATTATCcgcattgttttatttaactgcTAAGTATGATTTAAATTGCAGAAGTTTGCAAGTGCAAAGGAATTGGAAGTGCACAAGTGTAAGCACCAAATGACACTTAAACTTGGACCAACCAAAGCCAGCAATCTGTCGGATGTATTGCCAATAGGTAAACTATGCTATTAAAATTTGACCTTTTCACAATCCATTTCTTCTATGGCGTTATTAAGTAcacctaaaattttatatataccaAAGCTGTATCCTGAAAGTTAATCTAATTTTGGATTTTAGATCAAACTCCAACTCCAACAAGATTTTTACAGTTTGGTAACCAAATGGGATTATTTGAGGAACTGAACCCGTTTGACCGTGAATTTAAAACTGCTCAGAAAGAGGTGGGTGAATCTATTATGGGTGATGACATAACAATTGAAACTGTTGTTGGTGTGCACAATTAAACTATAGTATAACCTATGCTATATTTATAATGGGGCTTATCTACATTTTTTCCTAAATCTGAAAATGATCTCATAGTAAACAGTTTAACAGTTGTTTATTGagttaatttattcaaagaTTCTCTGTTCTATGCCATACAAAACAATGTGTAATATGCATGAGTCACTTGTTTGGTTTAAAGTTAACTTTACTATAGTTCAGTTCACCACAGCATGTATCAGCTACACTCCTCATACAGTGATATAAAAGTACTTGGACCAAAAACTTCCTTATTTATTTGGTTCTTGGAACTTGAATAGTTCAAGCTGTTTACTAAGTTAATAGTTCAAGGAAAAACCAAAGCTTGCCCTTAAATGAtattttgttggtgttttAGAAAGTGCCGTAAATTGTAGCATAATCTTGAAATCTTTTCCACCAAAGCTAATTTTAGACCAAACTTGTGCTGACTGAATTGCCAAataatacttaaatatttgttatgtaACCTGCGTTAGGGtgtattaataataatgtaagttttgtttcttttttcgtGTATTCAAGTTTTTCTAAAGGTTTACCTGATAGTGTTACAAAAGTAAATAGCTTAACTTGATTTGGCATTTGTAGTCATTTTTGTCAATCTAACATGGTTTTACTAATTGTGGTAGATGCAACAGTGGTTATCCAATTAACCAGCATTTATAGAGCAATTCTCATTAGTTGTCATAATCCTTTGGCCCATAAGCCATATTATGACGTTAGGAAGTTAATAACCTCATGTCAACTTGTTAATTTTCCACTAATACCCTGTTCACACCTAAACaaggtattttaataattctgtCAAAGGAAAATGTTCGCCACGAACATAAGCCGCAcgtttttagatttttactAAAATCTTGGTTGAAATTGTTAAATGCAGTTACATGCTTACACCCATTGTCTGTTTAGAGCTTAAAAGTAAAGTGCTAAAACAAGTACTGTAACCCCTGTTTCAGAAATTGAGGTGACATGTCAGCTCAGGTTCCCCTAATGTTACACCTGttacataattattttatatttgttaatcatatttgttaaaaatgtatctaattttttaaacttttatgtataggacactttttttattgttttctttaaAGGTGCAGTTTAGTACATTGCTTAGTACTAAACTACCAATAGCTTTATTGAAGTATACATTAACACATAGTCCACGCAAGCAACTGCAACAACATTGCCTTTAAGCCAAAGCTATAGTCTTTTAGAAACTATTAGTGGTCCCCTAGGCCAGAAAACATGCTTCATTATTGTAAGTAAAGTTATTTATATCAAGTCTGTGGTAAATCGGAAATCCGCATATCTAAGTGTTTATGGCAATTATCCTTTGAGGTCTCAGTTGAAATGCATGAAATATTTGAttgattttcaataaaaatatctacaccccattaatttttaatgcatGTCGCCGAAACTGCAATTTTAGACCGTTAAACAAAGGTTATGGTTTAACATGGCATATCAATGCCTATGCCTACTTGCAGATTAGTCGTATAATATTGCTGTATTATAAACCAAGTAATAGTATTGAGTCAATACTATTGACTATGTGTTAAACCTTATACTAACATTATTTATGGTACCTTACATTAAATACCATGACAAAATCaccacaattttattttacattaaaaacatatgACTATGCATGTAAGCTTACCGAGTTATACAACAAATCTACTTATACTTAGTAtcctattttatataaatacataacacTTTGTTGGTATTagaaaattttttatattaaacataagatTAACCCAATGTCCATTTTTCCCAGACACTGACAAGCAAACAGCGACGCACGGCAAATGTGGTCCATCAACTGCAAGCGATGAACAACTCAACGAAAAGTAAAACTCCGACAACTCCTAATACTGACGCCAACATGTTCCAGGTGTTGTACAGTTATGCGAGATTTGTTTGTTCCTTCAATATTTGCCAAGCAACTCTAGTTATCGAAAAGGAAGGAAAATCCCTTTCTCAATGAATTTACATCATAATCAGTAAGAATATGCCAACTGTGGCCTTCCGAAATCCTAGGTTCCCTGACAGACCACACCcatacagaattaaataaaattatggtCAACAAATCTccaaaattatgaaatataatatttgatcactaaacatttttaaatacatgaaCCGGTATTTAATGATATTTTCTTCCAGCAACCTGTCCATGTGATCACCCTTACTCCTTCTCTGTCATCTCCCGTTGGTAACTTACCTGTTGGAGGGGGTCAGTTCTTTGTGCCCCCACTTCTCCCTTCACCCCAGGGGTTGATACCAGCATTACCGGGTTACACAGCCTCCTCACCCATGTCCGTGCCCGTCAGCATGCTCAGTCCCTCCATTATGCCATTTGCACCAGGTGAACTAATATCTTATAGTTaagggggtaagatgggacacctttagaataTAGCGTCTAAATATTGAAattagagttaaaaggtgtctcatcttcctccaccccaTTATAtcacaaaatttttataatttttttatatattctgttttgcTTCATTTTACATAGTAACAAATGTTGcacactaaaaaaaaattaaaaattaagctCAGTTGTAATTTAAGATCAGAAACttaactattttaatttaagtacACCTAaagattttagttttgtattgAACAATATACAGTTTGTATATGAACTGTGTGATTGaacaaacaatttcaaatCCTTTCTAGTGTTTCCTCTTATACTCACTAGTCCGTGCAAATGGTTACATTTAATCATTATTTGAAAAGCAAATGGCATCACTGGTTTGTTTACATCGTGCTAAAGTTGTTCGAATATTTAGAACTGTAGAGGAAATAGGAGAATGAGCATCAATCATAAGTTCGTGCCAAACTTTCATTGCCCacattacaaatttacaatcAGTTGCAAGGAGCAGCCAGCTCTCTGTTTATTCgttatattctttttattttatttgctaaATATGACAAGAgaatagtaaataaaataattaaaagttaacagTTTCGCATTAGTTGAAAGTTACCAGTTTACGGATTAATGATGCAGTCTAGTACATTGCAGTCTAGTACTAAACTACTAATAGCTGTAttgaagtaaataaaataattgaaagtTAATAGTTACGTATTATTCAGAGCAGAAATCAGTACTGCGCAAAGATAGGTTTTATTAAGTAGTTTACAATTCTTGGTAATGGTTGGTCACTTTTCTGTATTAAACTGTGTTTCAAGCATTGATTTAAATAGCATAAATTACAATAACAGCACAAGGTACATATATGAACTATTTGTTATACCTTGTTTAGGTTTATTGCCAATGCATGGAATGTCACCAGGTATGATGGCAGATGCACAGAGGGCATTGACAAAGGTAAgccatttataaaaacattctaTTGCTAATAGCAAGTTTCagttaaacttattaaaatgactaaaggtggctgtaaacagtatccggcatgcgaattcgcttgcgaaaaTTACCGAAaggcatgcggcagcgaaatcaaCGGAAGAATtccagatactgtgtacagccaccttcaCTCTTTTCTAAATCCCAAGTCTCAGACCCCAGTGTGTGTTTCACTCTTGGAGTAGGATCTTACCCACATGAAGAAAATACTTTATAGTATCAGTTTTTACATGTATTgcgtaatgggccaactttggcttaAATCCCAAGCCTGTTTTACTATAGGCTCTGGCCAATATAGAAAATAACTTTCATTTGTGTATTAGTTTGTATACAGTATAAATAATGCAGTGTAGTTTGAGATAACTGGTCAATATGTTGCATGTAAATTTTCCCCATATACAATCCACAGGCTATGTTTGCTGCTGTAGTATCAGCATCATCACCAACAACTTCCAATGTTCCACTACTAACCAACCCACAAGATgcttacaacaacaacaacacaagtATATCTGATGCTGCGTCGCAGCCAATTATTGGCAACACAAACGCAAATGTATGTTTCTTTTAAATctacatttttgtttcaatacaTTAAACCACAGGCATTTAACTTTTGAAGGATCCTACAATATaggctgtttttttaatgctaACCTAAAATAATCCTAATAAATCCTTtcaataatgtatataaatgtcACAAAGTTTGTGATAATTAAAATCCAAGTCATTCTGTATTCATTAAACCTTACATTTCCTGTATGTTAATTATTACCATGTATCATATAGATAGACATATAACTCAACCATACTAACCTATCTTTtcttgaataaattaaacaaatctaCGTTTCCTCAGCTTCCAAGGACCGGTTCCCTTCCTTCAGTAGCTTACGTTAAACAAGAGAGGCCGCAATCTAATTCGTCGGTTAAAAGTGAATCAACCAATCAGATGTCAGAAGTTTCTCCACCCCTGCCAGCCCACCAATCACAGGCGATGATGcatgaaaattatttacaaaggtaatttgtaaattttgtcaagaacttataaaattaaatttgtttttaagtgtaTTACGTTCAGAGAACTTtagatgttataacttatggGTTTGTTGTGTTAATGatgcagtaaaaaaaaactctatttttctaaaaaaaaaatggtacacttattattatatttctgtgcctctgtaataatttttcttttaataataaaataagtttacatAAAAACAGTTCTTCAATATAGCTTTATAATTATTGAATaatctattttataaacaaaacttcaTTTCAGCCAATCAATGGTCATGCCTCCCTCAGTAATGGTTCATTTACCAAATGGTCAAACCACTTGTATAGGTATCCCAACCACTTCCCCACCAATGGCTGCTGGTATGGTGGATCTTACTAGCTCAATCACCATGCCAACTATGTCCAATCCTACCATGCAACAAGCACTGAACGTAAGGTTTTGTATGTATTGTATGTAAAATGTGTGTATAGGACTATAGACATAATGGTCTTGACCACATTATTTAGTCTTTGAATACAAATGTAACACTGTGcccatttatttttgtatacaaAAGTTGCATAatgcttgtttatttttacatttccagtgttacatatttctttaaaaaaactttgtatatgaatgtaagttatgCAGTAAGCTTCTG contains:
- the atf2/7 gene encoding transcription factor protein; the encoded protein is MSEVSDSPSKGDSDETQTSQDTFVCNSAGCNQKFASAKELEVHKCKHQMTLKLGPTKASNLSDVLPIDQTPTPTRFLQFGNQMGLFEELNPFDREFKTAQKETLTSKQRRTANVVHQLQAMNNSTKSKTPTTPNTDANMFQQPVHVITLTPSLSSPVGNLPVGGGQFFVPPLLPSPQGLIPALPGYTASSPMSVPVSMLSPSIMPFAPGLLPMHGMSPGMMADAQRALTKAMFAAVVSASSPTTSNVPLLTNPQDAYNNNNTSISDAASQPIIGNTNANLPRTGSLPSVAYVKQERPQSNSSVKSESTNQMSEVSPPLPAHQSQAMMHENYLQSQSMVMPPSVMVHLPNGQTTCIGIPTTSPPMAAGMVDLTSSITMPTMSNPTMQQALNNHQQANHPTLSMKSSSEFGSNSNLLDAKQKLKETLKSNNPALQHAITTQSMQMSVNSSNNSSSDQPKRRRGRQQQDVDPDIKRQRFLERNRAAASRCRSKKKNWVVGLESKAKTLSQTNVMLQNEITQLKDEIASLKQLLLSHRDCPITKMQQQSMAMAGINLNLEPSTTTTTTSTNNSGVKSENMPENYHQSLTSSLSSNSLDENYHNPNSQSSQHQQQPPVSSGQLYADLMSSSNTATS
- the atf2/7 gene encoding transcription factor protein isoform X1, translated to MSEVSDSPSKGDSDETQTSQDTFVCNSAGCNQKFASAKELEVHKCKHQMTLKLGPTKASNLSDVLPIDQTPTPTRFLQFGNQMGLFEELNPFDREFKTAQKETLTSKQRRTANVVHQLQAMNNSTKSKTPTTPNTDANMFQQPVHVITLTPSLSSPVGNLPVGGGQFFVPPLLPSPQGLIPALPGYTASSPMSVPVSMLSPSIMPFAPGLLPMHGMSPGMMADAQRALTKAMFAAVVSASSPTTSNVPLLTNPQDAYNNNNTSISDAASQPIIGNTNANLPRTGSLPSVAYVKQERPQSNSSVKSESTNQMSEVSPPLPAHQSQAMMHENYLQSQSMVMPPSVMVHLPNGQTTCIGIPTTSPPMAAGMVDLTSSITMPTMSNPTMQQALNNHQQANHPTLSMKSSSEFGSNSNLLDAKQKLKETLKSNNPALQHAITTQSMQSHNSSDETYDDSSFFHQMSVNSSNNSSSDQPKRRRGRQQQDVDPDIKRQRFLERNRAAASRCRSKKKNWVVGLESKAKTLSQTNVMLQNEITQLKDEIASLKQLLLSHRDCPITKMQQQSMAMAGINLNLEPSTTTTTTSTNNSGVKSENMPENYHQSLTSSLSSNSLDENYHNPNSQSSQHQQQPPVSSGQLYADLMSSSNTATS